Within Hoplias malabaricus isolate fHopMal1 chromosome 16, fHopMal1.hap1, whole genome shotgun sequence, the genomic segment GCGTGTGTCgactgaagtttttaaacatgaaGGAATGGTTGTCCATCGCCCGTCTCTAAGTTCTGTTGAGGGTTAGACGGTTTCAGTCCGTTCTAATCCCTGTGGAAAATGGCTTGGTTTGTGAACACATCTTCAAATTGTTGTAGGAAAGTTGTTTATTAAGAAAGTGCCCCTGTGAGaggactgtagtccagctgtttgCCTGGCGGCTGTTTCTGGACCTGCATCACATCGCGGAAGTGTCTGCGCTCTCTTCCGGTGCGGTGGACTGTCCGGGAACACTGCTTTAGCGGCTGTGTGAGGGGAGACGGTGTTGGGTATcactcctcccctctctcctaGTGTTGGGGCGATGGACGATTGGGTGAAAGTTCGGTGCGAACAGGtgttaaaacgttttaaatTTAAGCAAAATCTCCTCAGCGATTTCTCTTGAAAAATCCtaaataattttacaattttCTCACATTTCAACATTGACTTGTTTTCGGATGATTTCACTCCCCAAGAGACCATTTTTTgcagtttattttattgtttattggcTGTAAATAAAGCGCTTCAACAGCAGGAGTTTAGGGCCTTTGTCAAACGCTCGTTTTTTTAGTTCAGTAACACAACAGCATTAACAGGAACCCTGGAGAAGACCTCACCCTGAAAGTCACGATCGCCTATTTATTGCATTGATGTGGTCAGTGTAtgaattgttttatatttaattgcaATAAAGATGAAGTTAAAACCAGTGTTTGGTTGAATATGGCTTTTTTTCGGAGCTGCGCTGCTTTAAAACACGTACAAATGAGTGTAAGGTTTGTACACAGCATAGTGTCCTCCTCATTGTTTATTCCACGGTGTAAAGGCGTATCACACTCGAACAGGTCGGGTTCCACGTCCCTCGTCTCTGCTTGTGTCTTGGCCTTACAGGCTTTGACAGTACTGAGGCTTTCACATAGGGGGCAGCAGAGGTCTACATCATAGAGAAGCAGTGCCTCTAGAGTTTGTAACGCTGTCCAATGAAGATGAGTcagaggtgaatggaaccagacggtGTCCTCTGAAAGCTCCTCTCAGAAACAGTGGGGGGCGCAGGGGTGATGTCTGATTAGAGCCTGGAGGTGGTGGTGAGCCATGCTGAGCTTATGGTGTAGACCTGgagacgcctggttccattcactatCCCATAGTTCCTCTACAGCTTCAGTTACATCTCAGCCGTGTGGACGTAACTGCACTGAGAGTCCAGTCCCTGTCTCGTTGGTCTCGCTCCATGTTCGAAAGAGATGAACGTGATAACGTAGGAAAACCTGTGAGAACTGACTATACGCTGTAAAAACCCACTTTTCTTCTTTAACTTAGTGATTCTGCTCGGTTTGTTTAATATTATGATTTTTCAGCTTATTTCTTGACAGTTTCACTAGTTTAGTGACTTTTACAATGTCAACAGTAAGTTTAATTTCTCAAAAAATGAAAGTTATCCTCAAAGTTTCAAGATAAATCACATAAAACTGTCCAAAAAACAGGAGAATAATCAGATTTTACTGTAATCTCAGTTCCTCTGAGTTCTTCTGAGCCTCTAAAAGTTGTGAACAATAGTGTTGGGCTCACCATGGTCCAGAAGAAGTAGATGGTGAAGAGGGCGAATGTGAGGAGGAAGAGGGTGCACGCCCTCCAGGCCGTTGCTGTAGAAAAGGTCCACGGCTCCTTGGACACACATCCAGCCGGACAGACCGGCCATGCTGCTGCGTGGATGGAGTGGCCAGCCAGTggaacaatacacacacacacacacacacacacacacacacacacacacacacgcaaagtGAGGACAACACTGATCTCTCTGCATCGGTTTGAtggctttcagcacctgttcctttaaatgataatgagccgctcgctgttcaccccgaccccgagcgcacagcagtgaggagcgaggagcagaagctctggtttttagccgttttcactctgttctctttcttctccgtttttactcagtgctcttatttctccgcgctcgttgtgtctgtttcgctgagtttaacctcgtctttgcgctctcacataaacacgagtccagcgctgtgattggacagactcagacgagggggcggggccattctaaagtctctgcacttgacgtcagaagcggcgCAGGATCAGAACGgcttgtgttttctgacttaggcagtgcacagaaaactgactgggggtgggggtcttgtttcacagtgtgtgggttggatgTGTCTCttgttctttttgtttattCTGAGGTGTGGGAGTGTGTTGATGTGATTTGACCATAGTTGGATAAATGGGTCCTCCACAGATACGTGAGGTCAGTGCAGTGTGTCCTGGGCCTGGGCAGACAGGGCTATATTGGTCAGCTGTGTTTACCCCACACAGGAGATAAAAGACATTAAAGAAGCACGAAGCCTGAGCACAGCGCCATCTAATCTCTTCACCTGCTGAAGTGGTTTAGAGCTGAAGAGCAGACGAGCTGCAGCAGACGCTTCAATGTGAACCGAGGGTCGCTCCGGGACACTTCACTGCACCAGTGTCCAAACTTTACCACCGCCATTCCAGAGCTGTGtgtcactgagtgtgtgtgtgtgtgtgtgagaatgtatATCACAGTATGAGAATGTATCGcagtctgagagtgtgtgttggtgtgtgtaacacagtttgagagtgtgttatgtgtgagagtgtgtagcgcagtgtaagagtgtgttggtgtgtgtatcAGTTTGAGAGTGTATcgcagtctgtgtgtgtgtgttggtgtgtgagagtgtgtagtgcagtgtgagagtgtgttggtgtgtgtattacagtgtgagagtgtgtagcGCAGTGTGAGcgcgtgtgttggtgtgtgtatcagtgtgagtgtgtgtgttggagtgtgtATCGCagtctgagtgtgtttgtttatcaCAGTTTGAGAGTGTATGttggtgtgtgagagtgtgtagcgcagtgtgagagtgtgttttggtgtgtgtatcacagattgagagtgtgtatcgcagtgtgttggtgtgtgtatcacagtttgagtgtgtgtatcgcagtgtgtgtgtatcacagattgagagtgtgtatcgcagtgtgtgagtgtgtgttggtgtgtgtatcacagtttgagagtgtgtatcgcagtgtgtgagtgtgtgttggtgtgtgtatcacagtttgagagtgtgtatcgcagtgtgagagtgtgtgttggagtgtgtATCACAGTTTGAGAGTGTGTATCgcagtgtgttggtgtgtgtatcacagtttgagtgtgtgtatcgcagtgtgtgtgtatcacagattgagagtgtgtatcgcagtgtgagagtgtgtgttggagtgtgtATCACAGTTTGAGAGTGTGTATcgcagtgtgagagtgtgtgttggagtgtgtATCACAGTTTGAGAGTGTGTATCgcagtgtgttggtgtgtgtatcacagattgagagtgtgtgagtgtaccgccgtgtgagtgtgtgtgttggtgtgtgtatcGCAGTTTGAGAGTGTGTatcgcagtgtgtgtgtgtgtgttggagtgtgtatcgcagtgtgagagtgtgtatcgcagtgtgtgtgtgtgttacctcaGTCAGAGGCTTGGGCAGGCATTCCAGGGCGAACTCGTGGTGGCAGAGCTTGCAGCGTCTTGTGCTGGAAGCCGTGAGCCAGTGCTCGAGACAGACCCAGTGCACCGCGCCCACCGtccccgcacacacacatggagaCACCAGCTCCGCGGCGACACCGCCTTCGTGACAGATTCGGCAGAACAGCTCCAGTCCGTTCAGGCTGTGGACACACAGTGGGTTTTAACAGAGCAGCTGCTCATGCCATCAGCCCCCTCAGGGatgagaccccccccccccccccccaccacagaGAAGGTGTGGCCCACCTGCTGCAGCTGGACACCGGGAGCATGGACAGAACATGATCCAGAGAAGGGGGGACATCCTGGACGGGGCCTGGGCTGATCTCCACTGATTTATTTTCCAGTTTTGGTGAATCCAGGTCCACTGGATCAGGACCAGGACCAGGTGACCAGGCCTCACTCTGCATGTCCTTTACATACACATCCCTTCACACCTCAcaccttgagagagagagagagagagagagagagagaaaaggataaagtaatggagagaaagagtcatatataaataaaaaatgacagaCAGTGAGTTAGatggagagaaagtgtgtgtgtgtgtgtgtgtgtgtgtgagagagtaatcAGACCAATCAGTGAATACTATAGTGTCAAGTgcaaacattttgttgattttctaagtttgaaaatgctttttaaacactaataatttcaaaatatttaccTCTAATAACAGAAAACTCGTTATTCTTCAAATAATCTGCACAGTTCACCCAACGGACCCAGTGCTATTGGGTTTTTAGTCAGAGCCTTGGACAGTGGAACTGagtggaaccagacgtcctcctttAAAAGCACCtcagagatttaaaaaaaaaaaaaatacacaaaaacattctCAGTCTTAagtcttttctttttaaatgttcccatcatcaccaccatcctcatcatcatcacatcatcatcatcaccaccaccatcctcaccatcatcatcacatcctcatcatcatcacatcCTCACCATCATCACatcctcctcatcatcatcactgtggAAGTACACTGCTTGGTGTTGTAAACAAGgcgatgtctggttccattcaaaaCCACTGGAAAGAAAGCTATTCCAGAGTCTCTACAATCCACCACTTCACACCAACACACTCTCCATCGCTTTCTTTACTTTGTAATAACTGTATTATgcagaaatgttgaaaaaattGGAAGGTTTACATATTATAACTGACCATTAAACACTGGCATGTAATAAACCATGGGTGTAAAGGGTTAATGGTGTTGTGTAGATGTTAATGTGTCCTAGGTGCACTGTGCAATcagcagaaataaaaaataataaaaacacttacCAGCTGTCCGTCAGCTTCAGCGTTGCTGGACATGAGGGAGGAAGCTGGAGAGCAAGGTCCCGAAAGCCCAGAGAGGTTCAGCTTCATTCCTCCATCCTTCCTTCCCTCCATTCGATcatcagagaagagagagagaaacaa encodes:
- the zgc:158785 gene encoding LOW QUALITY PROTEIN: E3 ubiquitin-protein ligase MARCHF3 (The sequence of the model RefSeq protein was modified relative to this genomic sequence to represent the inferred CDS: deleted 1 base in 1 codon), with the protein product MEGRKDGGMKLNLSGLSGPCSPASSLMSSNAEADGQLDMQSEAWSPGPGPDPVDLDSPKLENKSVEISPGPVQDVPPSLDHVLSMLPVSSCSSLNGLELFCRICHEGGVAAELVSPCVCAGTVGAVHWVCLEHWLTASSTRRCKLCHHEFALECLPKPLTEVKRLDGAVLRLRASLMSFISCVGSMAGLSGWMCVQGAVDLFYSNGLEGVTLFLLTFALFTIYFFWTMVFLRYHVHLFRTWSETNETGTGLSVQLRPHG